From one Mesoplodon densirostris isolate mMesDen1 chromosome 19, mMesDen1 primary haplotype, whole genome shotgun sequence genomic stretch:
- the ZIM2 gene encoding zinc finger imprinted 2 isoform X2, producing MDGEASTTDINKEELLLYLEGFPAWDSVLAEKRNTEEQQKKGTTMFDGMPSARPQELVTFKDVAVDFSPEELTYLSAAQRKLYQGVMLENYRNLVSLGYQFPKPDIISGLEAEESHAVEEDSSTMIRQDWEKKPETKDLTPEQSLPIEKSSSGAGRQDLEVGNFWCVYVGESSPDDPLGLHQVNQEKLLSPVKMNDPKTLAQERSHDSDRFERRLDLTKQSEGLLGKDPQERTPHGTCTGPQPVDGRPFVQENKHNRCEFCERSFSTQLARERHEQIHTGKKPFECKQCGETFYLMPHLTRHQKTHSREKSPGCNEGGKSLTQHAHINGCVRMHSQEDYYECFQCGKAFIQDVHLFQHLQAHEAAKARPPALPRNKTYLIRYQRKHDHVGERACQCCDCGRVFIRTSHLLQHYRVHAQERPYQCRLCGKCFSLPSYLTQHYQLHSQ from the exons ATGGACGGTGAGGCTAGCACCACTGATATAAATAAAGAGGAACTTCTGCTTTATTTGGAAG GTTTCCCTGCTTGGGACTCTGTCCTTGCAGAAAAGAGAAACACCGAAGAACAACAAAAGAAGGGCACAACGATGTTTGACGGTATGCCATCTGCTAGACCTCAG GAGCTGGTGACTTTCAAGGATGTGGCTGTGGACTTCAGTCCGGAGGAATTAACCTACCTTAGTGCTGCTCAGAGGAAACTCTACCAGGGAGTGATGCTGGAAAATTATAGGAACCTGGTCTCCCTAG GGTACCAGTTCCCTAAACCTGACATTATCTCAGGGCTGGAAGCGGAGGAGTCACATGCAGTGGAGGAAGACAGCAGTACAATGATACGTCAAG ATTGGGagaaaaaacctgaaaccaaAGATCTAACTCCAGAGCAAAGCCTGCCTATAGAAAAATCATCCTCAGGGGCAGGAAGACAGGATTTGGAGGTAGGTAACTTCTGGTGTGTCTATGTCGGAGAGTCTTCTCCTGATGATCCATTGGGTTTGCACCAGGTCAACCAGGAGAAACTTTTGAGTCCAGTAAAAATGAATGACCCCAAGACCCTTGCTCAGGAAAGAAGCCATGATAGCGATCGATTTGAGAGACGCTTAGATCTTACTAAACAGTCAGAGGGTCTTCTAGGGAAGGATCCCCAGGAACGCACTCCTCATGGAACTTGCACCGGTCCCCAGCCGGTAGACGGCAGGCCTTTTGTCCAAGAGAACAAACACAACAGATGTGAATTTTGTGAAAGAAGCTTTAGTACCCAGTTGGCCCGTGAGAGACACGAGCAGATCCATACAGGGAAGAAACCCTTTGAATGCAAACAGTGTGGAGAAACCTTCTACCTCATGCCACACCTCACCAGACATCAGAAGACTCATTCACGTGAGAAGTCCCCTGGATGCAATGAAGGTGGAAAGTCTTTGACTCAGCATGCACATATCAACGGCTGCGTAAGAATGCATAGTCAGGAGGACTACTATGAATGTTTCCAGTGTGGCAAAGCTTTTATCCAGGATGTGCATCTTTTTCAACATCTCCAAGCCCATGAGGCAGCAAAAGCCCGGCCACCCGCGTTGCCCCGAAACAAGACATATTTAATTCGGTATCAGCGGAAACATGACCATGTCGGAGAGAGAGCCTGTCAGTGTTGTGACTGTGGCAGAGTCTTCATTCGGACTTCACATCTCCTTCAGCACTACAGGGTTCATGCTCAAGAGAGGCCTTACCAGTGTCGGCTGTGTGGGAAGTGTTTCAGCTTACCCTCCTACCTCACTCAACATTATCAACTCCATTCTCAATAA
- the ZIM2 gene encoding zinc finger imprinted 2 isoform X1: MDGEASTTDINKEELLLYLEGFPAWDSVLAEKRNTEEQQKKGTTMFDGMPSARPQCPCQGSQVKVPTGTTEELVTFKDVAVDFSPEELTYLSAAQRKLYQGVMLENYRNLVSLGYQFPKPDIISGLEAEESHAVEEDSSTMIRQDWEKKPETKDLTPEQSLPIEKSSSGAGRQDLEVGNFWCVYVGESSPDDPLGLHQVNQEKLLSPVKMNDPKTLAQERSHDSDRFERRLDLTKQSEGLLGKDPQERTPHGTCTGPQPVDGRPFVQENKHNRCEFCERSFSTQLARERHEQIHTGKKPFECKQCGETFYLMPHLTRHQKTHSREKSPGCNEGGKSLTQHAHINGCVRMHSQEDYYECFQCGKAFIQDVHLFQHLQAHEAAKARPPALPRNKTYLIRYQRKHDHVGERACQCCDCGRVFIRTSHLLQHYRVHAQERPYQCRLCGKCFSLPSYLTQHYQLHSQ, from the exons ATGGACGGTGAGGCTAGCACCACTGATATAAATAAAGAGGAACTTCTGCTTTATTTGGAAG GTTTCCCTGCTTGGGACTCTGTCCTTGCAGAAAAGAGAAACACCGAAGAACAACAAAAGAAGGGCACAACGATGTTTGACGGTATGCCATCTGCTAGACCTCAG TGTCCATGTCAAGGATCCCAAGTGAAGGTGCCCACAGGGACTACTGAG GAGCTGGTGACTTTCAAGGATGTGGCTGTGGACTTCAGTCCGGAGGAATTAACCTACCTTAGTGCTGCTCAGAGGAAACTCTACCAGGGAGTGATGCTGGAAAATTATAGGAACCTGGTCTCCCTAG GGTACCAGTTCCCTAAACCTGACATTATCTCAGGGCTGGAAGCGGAGGAGTCACATGCAGTGGAGGAAGACAGCAGTACAATGATACGTCAAG ATTGGGagaaaaaacctgaaaccaaAGATCTAACTCCAGAGCAAAGCCTGCCTATAGAAAAATCATCCTCAGGGGCAGGAAGACAGGATTTGGAGGTAGGTAACTTCTGGTGTGTCTATGTCGGAGAGTCTTCTCCTGATGATCCATTGGGTTTGCACCAGGTCAACCAGGAGAAACTTTTGAGTCCAGTAAAAATGAATGACCCCAAGACCCTTGCTCAGGAAAGAAGCCATGATAGCGATCGATTTGAGAGACGCTTAGATCTTACTAAACAGTCAGAGGGTCTTCTAGGGAAGGATCCCCAGGAACGCACTCCTCATGGAACTTGCACCGGTCCCCAGCCGGTAGACGGCAGGCCTTTTGTCCAAGAGAACAAACACAACAGATGTGAATTTTGTGAAAGAAGCTTTAGTACCCAGTTGGCCCGTGAGAGACACGAGCAGATCCATACAGGGAAGAAACCCTTTGAATGCAAACAGTGTGGAGAAACCTTCTACCTCATGCCACACCTCACCAGACATCAGAAGACTCATTCACGTGAGAAGTCCCCTGGATGCAATGAAGGTGGAAAGTCTTTGACTCAGCATGCACATATCAACGGCTGCGTAAGAATGCATAGTCAGGAGGACTACTATGAATGTTTCCAGTGTGGCAAAGCTTTTATCCAGGATGTGCATCTTTTTCAACATCTCCAAGCCCATGAGGCAGCAAAAGCCCGGCCACCCGCGTTGCCCCGAAACAAGACATATTTAATTCGGTATCAGCGGAAACATGACCATGTCGGAGAGAGAGCCTGTCAGTGTTGTGACTGTGGCAGAGTCTTCATTCGGACTTCACATCTCCTTCAGCACTACAGGGTTCATGCTCAAGAGAGGCCTTACCAGTGTCGGCTGTGTGGGAAGTGTTTCAGCTTACCCTCCTACCTCACTCAACATTATCAACTCCATTCTCAATAA
- the LOC132480663 gene encoding LOW QUALITY PROTEIN: olfactory receptor 2G6-like (The sequence of the model RefSeq protein was modified relative to this genomic sequence to represent the inferred CDS: inserted 3 bases in 2 codons; substituted 1 base at 1 genomic stop codon): MSNWEIAKPETENLTLFTTYLIIDKILNLCFSVVPEIQLLSAAAFLLVYLAAFLGNISIVAAVMLDARLHTPMYFFLKHLSLVDICSVSSTLPRALVATLLGSGQISLHACTSQLFSFVCLXSLQCFLITSMAYDHCLATYRPLVYGAAMRPRTCVSVVAAWGSGLLFSAFXLTNTFSLLFCSPNVIDHFCDIPLLMRLACADTSVHNTARFAASGCAIISCFSLTVLSYVHILAMVVQIRSAASRWKAFSTCSSHLATVLLFYGTGSSAYMQPTARYSPXQGRLAAVFYCILMPTLNPLIYSLRNKDMKGSLRKLYLQVPP, translated from the exons ATGAGCAATTGGGAAATTGCAAAACCGGAAACGGAAAATTTAACACTATTTACTACATATCTGATCATTGACAAGATACTCAACCTTT GTTTCTCAGTGGTCCCTGAGATACAGCTGCTCAGTGCTGCTGCCTTCCTTCTGGTTTACCTGGCTGCGTTTCTGGGGAACATCTCCATCGTGGCCGCCGTGATGCTGGACGCCCGACTGCACACGCCCATGTACTTCTTCCTCAAACACCTCTCCTTGGTGGATATCTGCTCCGTGTCCTCCACCCTGCCCCGGGCCCTGGTGGCCACCCTGCTGGGCTCGGGGCAGATTTCCCTCCATGCGTGCACGTCCCAACTCTTTTCCTTTGTCTGCCT AAGTCTGCAGTGTTTTCTCATCACCTCCATGGCTTATGACCATTGTCTGGCCACCTACAGGCCCCTGGTGTACGGGGCAGCCATGAGGCCCCGGACCTGCGTCTCCGTGGTGGCGGCCTGGGGCAGCGGGctcctcttctctgcct ccctAACCAACACCTTCTCCCTGCTCTTCTGCAGCCCCAACGTGATTGACCACTTCTGTGACATCCCGCTACTCATGCGCCTAGCCTGTGCCGACACAAGTGTCCACAACACTGCAAGATTTGCAGCCAGCGGTTGTGCCATCATCAGCTGCTTCAGCCTCACTGTCCTGTCCTATGTGCACATCTTGGCCATGGTGGTTCAGATCCGCTCAGCAGCCAGCCGCTGGAAGGCCTTCTCCACATGTTCCTCCCACCTGGCCACCGTCCTCCTGTTTTACGGCACTGGCAGCTCTGCCTACATGCAGCCCACCGCGCGATATTCCCCATAGCAAGGGCGTCTGGCTGCCGTCTTCTACTGCATCCTCATGCCCACCCTAAATCCACTTATCTACAGCCTGAGGAACAAGGACATGAAGGGATCCCTGCGGAAGCTGTATCTTCAGGTGCCACCTTAG
- the ZIM2 gene encoding zinc finger imprinted 2 isoform X3 — MDGEASTTDINKEELLLYLEGFPAWDSVLAEKRNTEEQQKKGTTMFDGMPSARPQCPCQGSQVKVPTGTTEELVTFKDVAVDFSPEELTYLSAAQRKLYQGVMLENYRNLVSLGYQFPKPDIISGLEAEESHAVEEDSSTMIRQDWEKKPETKDLTPEQSLPIEKSSSGAGRQDLEVLDETVLTGWSYFLTTVHPPTHYKLVSDSATTTAKGHNVNMSYC; from the exons ATGGACGGTGAGGCTAGCACCACTGATATAAATAAAGAGGAACTTCTGCTTTATTTGGAAG GTTTCCCTGCTTGGGACTCTGTCCTTGCAGAAAAGAGAAACACCGAAGAACAACAAAAGAAGGGCACAACGATGTTTGACGGTATGCCATCTGCTAGACCTCAG TGTCCATGTCAAGGATCCCAAGTGAAGGTGCCCACAGGGACTACTGAG GAGCTGGTGACTTTCAAGGATGTGGCTGTGGACTTCAGTCCGGAGGAATTAACCTACCTTAGTGCTGCTCAGAGGAAACTCTACCAGGGAGTGATGCTGGAAAATTATAGGAACCTGGTCTCCCTAG GGTACCAGTTCCCTAAACCTGACATTATCTCAGGGCTGGAAGCGGAGGAGTCACATGCAGTGGAGGAAGACAGCAGTACAATGATACGTCAAG ATTGGGagaaaaaacctgaaaccaaAGATCTAACTCCAGAGCAAAGCCTGCCTATAGAAAAATCATCCTCAGGGGCAGGAAGACAGGATTTGGAG GTTCTTGATGAAACAGTCCTCACTGGCTGGTCCTATTTTCTCACTACAGTCCACCCTCCAACCCACTATAAATTGGTTTCCGATTCTGCCACCACTACTGCAAAGGGACATAATGTCAATATGTCTTATTGTTGA
- the ZIM2 gene encoding zinc finger imprinted 2 isoform X5, whose amino-acid sequence MDGEASTTDINKEELLLYLEGFPAWDSVLAEKRNTEEQQKKGTTMFDGMPSARPQCPCQGSQVKVPTGTTEELVTFKDVAVDFSPEELTYLSAAQRKLYQGVMLENYRNLVSLGYQFPKPDIISGLEAEESHAVEEDSSTMIRQDWEKKPETKDLTPEQSLPIEKSSSGAGRQDLEV is encoded by the exons ATGGACGGTGAGGCTAGCACCACTGATATAAATAAAGAGGAACTTCTGCTTTATTTGGAAG GTTTCCCTGCTTGGGACTCTGTCCTTGCAGAAAAGAGAAACACCGAAGAACAACAAAAGAAGGGCACAACGATGTTTGACGGTATGCCATCTGCTAGACCTCAG TGTCCATGTCAAGGATCCCAAGTGAAGGTGCCCACAGGGACTACTGAG GAGCTGGTGACTTTCAAGGATGTGGCTGTGGACTTCAGTCCGGAGGAATTAACCTACCTTAGTGCTGCTCAGAGGAAACTCTACCAGGGAGTGATGCTGGAAAATTATAGGAACCTGGTCTCCCTAG GGTACCAGTTCCCTAAACCTGACATTATCTCAGGGCTGGAAGCGGAGGAGTCACATGCAGTGGAGGAAGACAGCAGTACAATGATACGTCAAG ATTGGGagaaaaaacctgaaaccaaAGATCTAACTCCAGAGCAAAGCCTGCCTATAGAAAAATCATCCTCAGGGGCAGGAAGACAGGATTTGGAG GTATAG
- the ZIM2 gene encoding zinc finger imprinted 2 isoform X4, which yields MDGEASTTDINKEELLLYLEGFPAWDSVLAEKRNTEEQQKKGTTMFDGMPSARPQCPCQGSQVKVPTGTTEELVTFKDVAVDFSPEELTYLSAAQRKLYQGVMLENYRNLVSLGYQFPKPDIISGLEAEESHAVEEDSSTMIRQDWEKKPETKDLTPEQSLPIEKSSSGAGRQDLEERS from the exons ATGGACGGTGAGGCTAGCACCACTGATATAAATAAAGAGGAACTTCTGCTTTATTTGGAAG GTTTCCCTGCTTGGGACTCTGTCCTTGCAGAAAAGAGAAACACCGAAGAACAACAAAAGAAGGGCACAACGATGTTTGACGGTATGCCATCTGCTAGACCTCAG TGTCCATGTCAAGGATCCCAAGTGAAGGTGCCCACAGGGACTACTGAG GAGCTGGTGACTTTCAAGGATGTGGCTGTGGACTTCAGTCCGGAGGAATTAACCTACCTTAGTGCTGCTCAGAGGAAACTCTACCAGGGAGTGATGCTGGAAAATTATAGGAACCTGGTCTCCCTAG GGTACCAGTTCCCTAAACCTGACATTATCTCAGGGCTGGAAGCGGAGGAGTCACATGCAGTGGAGGAAGACAGCAGTACAATGATACGTCAAG ATTGGGagaaaaaacctgaaaccaaAGATCTAACTCCAGAGCAAAGCCTGCCTATAGAAAAATCATCCTCAGGGGCAGGAAGACAGGATTTGGAG GAAAGAAGCTAA